One genomic segment of Prochlorococcus marinus str. MIT 0919 includes these proteins:
- the ruvB gene encoding Holliday junction branch migration DNA helicase RuvB has protein sequence MAIVSSGFDQYDSLKKFKGKPRYIDPSPLKEEEKTIKHDSLRPKNLNEFIGQSELKTVLNISVKAALHRKESLDHILLFGPPGLGKTTMALVLAQELGVKCRITSAPALDRPRDIVGLLMNLSPDEMLFIDEIHRLTNSAEELLYPALEDFRLDLTVGKGTSSRTRAIDIPRFTLIGATTRPAAISSPLRDRFGITQRFEFYNLQDLKNIVERSASFFGLSLIGDASLEIARRCRGTPRIANRLLRRVRDFATVQGKNKSIDVPLVDASLKLHRVDDCGLDQLDRNFLLELFAEDQGRPIGLDTLAAALGEDSGTLESVVEPYLLQIGFIKRTPRGRVITTKGRNHINGDKKI, from the coding sequence ATGGCAATAGTGTCTTCTGGTTTTGATCAGTATGATTCCCTTAAAAAGTTTAAGGGAAAACCTAGGTACATTGATCCTTCTCCATTAAAGGAAGAAGAAAAAACAATAAAGCACGATTCATTGAGACCTAAAAATTTGAATGAATTTATAGGCCAATCAGAGTTGAAAACTGTTTTAAATATATCTGTTAAGGCTGCATTGCATAGAAAAGAGTCTTTGGATCATATATTGCTATTTGGACCTCCTGGTTTAGGCAAAACAACAATGGCCTTAGTTCTTGCCCAAGAACTAGGTGTTAAATGCAGAATTACCAGTGCTCCAGCATTAGATAGGCCACGAGATATTGTTGGACTTTTAATGAATTTGTCACCTGATGAGATGTTATTTATAGATGAAATTCATCGACTTACGAATTCTGCAGAAGAGCTTTTGTACCCAGCATTAGAAGATTTTCGCCTTGATTTAACAGTTGGTAAAGGTACAAGTTCAAGAACTAGAGCGATTGATATTCCTAGATTTACTTTGATTGGGGCTACTACAAGACCTGCTGCAATAAGCTCACCTTTGCGCGACAGGTTTGGTATTACTCAAAGATTTGAATTTTATAATCTGCAAGATTTAAAAAACATTGTTGAACGCTCTGCAAGTTTCTTTGGCTTATCATTGATAGGTGATGCAAGTTTAGAAATTGCACGAAGGTGTAGAGGTACACCAAGGATTGCCAATAGACTTCTTCGAAGAGTTAGAGATTTTGCAACTGTTCAAGGTAAAAACAAATCTATTGATGTACCTTTGGTTGATGCGTCCCTGAAATTACATCGTGTCGATGATTGTGGATTGGATCAATTAGATAGAAATTTTTTATTAGAACTTTTCGCAGAAGATCAAGGTCGACCAATAGGACTAGATACTCTTGCTGCTGCATTGGGAGAAGACTCTGGAACATTGGAGTCGGTAGTTGAACCATATCTTTTGCAAATTGGTTTTATCAAGAGAACGCCAAGAGGGAGGGTGATAACCACTAAAGGTCGAAATCATATCAATGGTGATAAGAAAATATGA
- the smpB gene encoding SsrA-binding protein SmpB, which translates to MTKPKETKKAKSSRLKANRRLAENRLARHQYEILETLETGIELLGTEVKSVRAGNANLRDGFCLIRQGQLILHNVHISPLNNVGNFFNHDPLRTRKLLAHRKEINKLETKISKKGLTLVPISIHLKGSWIKIMIGLGKGRKIHDKREHEKKKDVNREVKSVLARYK; encoded by the coding sequence ATGACCAAGCCAAAAGAGACAAAGAAGGCTAAATCATCACGATTGAAAGCTAACCGTCGGCTAGCTGAAAATCGCCTTGCAAGACATCAATATGAAATTTTAGAAACACTTGAAACTGGTATAGAACTTTTAGGTACAGAAGTAAAGTCGGTCAGAGCAGGCAATGCAAATTTAAGAGATGGTTTTTGCCTCATTCGCCAAGGTCAGCTGATTCTCCATAATGTACATATCTCACCATTAAACAACGTAGGTAATTTTTTCAATCATGACCCTTTAAGAACAAGAAAGCTTCTGGCACATCGCAAAGAAATTAATAAATTGGAAACCAAAATAAGTAAAAAAGGGTTAACTCTCGTACCTATAAGTATTCATTTAAAAGGATCATGGATAAAAATCATGATAGGTCTAGGAAAAGGTAGAAAGATACATGACAAAAGAGAGCATGAAAAAAAGAAAGATGTCAATAGAGAAGTAAAATCAGTACTAGCTAGATATAAATAA
- a CDS encoding hercynine metabolism small protein, with translation MSREQQLKLLKDKRKAIIQDLEIFYQNAFNEISKLNVAEGDIAKLCQLLLLSKEAALGPMQKEIERPLITNPANDVRESKLN, from the coding sequence ATGAGCAGAGAACAGCAACTAAAGCTTTTAAAAGATAAAAGAAAAGCAATCATTCAAGACTTAGAGATTTTTTATCAAAATGCTTTTAATGAAATCTCTAAGCTTAATGTTGCTGAAGGCGATATTGCCAAGCTATGTCAATTATTACTGCTATCTAAAGAAGCAGCTTTAGGCCCTATGCAAAAAGAAATAGAAAGACCTTTAATCACAAATCCTGCGAATGACGTCCGTGAGTCAAAATTAAACTGA
- the lysS gene encoding lysine--tRNA ligase yields the protein MADLRETRLDKARTLQDLGNGPYAIRFEPTHKAASLQSDHEDLPNGQERQVDVALAGRVITRRVMGKLAFFTLADETGSIQLFLEKATLDNVDPNDADNVRLSFKQLTELVDSGDWIGVKGILRRTDRGELSIKVFSWEMLSKSLQPLPDKWHGLADVEKRYRQRYVDLIVNPQSRKTFRRRALMVSAIRRWLDERDFLEIETPVLQSEAGGADARPFVTHHNTLDLPLYLRIATELHLKRLVVGGFERVYELGRIFRNEGISTRHNPEFTSVEVYQAFADYTDMMNLTEEMIAAVCLEICGLTKITYQGKEIDLTPPWKRVSMNELVFEFTGIDFYTFGKDREKAAKAMTKVGLEVPDNLDSVGRLLNSAFEQRVEANLFQPTFVVDYPIEISPLARKHRSKDGMVERFELFIAGRETANAFSELIDPVDQRERLLLQQSRREAGDLEAHLIDEDFVNALEVGMPPTGGLGIGIDRLVMLLTDSPSIRDVIAFPLLRPGSGSQ from the coding sequence TTGGCTGATCTAAGAGAAACCCGTTTGGACAAGGCCAGAACCTTGCAAGATCTTGGGAATGGTCCTTATGCAATACGGTTTGAACCGACTCATAAAGCAGCTTCTTTGCAGTCTGATCATGAAGATTTGCCTAATGGGCAAGAGCGACAAGTTGATGTTGCTTTAGCGGGAAGAGTGATTACTCGTCGAGTTATGGGAAAGCTTGCTTTCTTTACCTTGGCAGATGAAACGGGTTCAATTCAGCTTTTTTTAGAGAAAGCCACTTTGGACAATGTTGATCCAAATGATGCTGATAATGTGCGTTTATCTTTTAAGCAACTTACAGAATTAGTTGATTCTGGAGATTGGATTGGAGTTAAAGGAATTCTGAGGCGAACAGATCGCGGGGAATTATCTATAAAAGTTTTTTCTTGGGAAATGTTGTCCAAATCATTACAACCATTGCCTGATAAATGGCATGGGCTTGCCGATGTTGAAAAGCGCTATAGGCAGCGTTATGTAGATTTGATTGTCAACCCTCAGTCTCGTAAAACCTTTAGGAGAAGGGCTTTGATGGTTAGTGCAATTCGTAGATGGCTTGACGAAAGAGATTTTTTGGAAATTGAAACTCCTGTACTTCAATCAGAAGCAGGGGGTGCTGATGCTAGACCTTTTGTTACTCATCACAACACCCTCGACTTACCCCTTTATTTGAGAATTGCCACCGAACTTCATCTCAAACGATTAGTAGTTGGAGGTTTTGAGCGAGTTTATGAGCTCGGAAGAATATTTAGAAATGAAGGTATAAGTACAAGGCATAATCCTGAGTTCACCTCAGTCGAGGTTTACCAGGCTTTTGCTGACTACACCGATATGATGAATTTGACTGAGGAGATGATTGCAGCAGTTTGTTTAGAAATTTGTGGTTTAACAAAGATCACTTATCAAGGTAAAGAGATAGATCTCACCCCTCCATGGAAAAGAGTGTCAATGAATGAGTTGGTTTTTGAATTTACTGGTATTGATTTTTACACTTTTGGAAAAGATCGAGAAAAGGCAGCTAAAGCAATGACAAAAGTTGGACTTGAGGTTCCAGATAATTTGGATAGTGTTGGGAGATTGTTAAATTCTGCTTTCGAACAAAGGGTAGAAGCAAATTTATTTCAACCTACTTTTGTTGTTGATTACCCCATTGAGATTTCACCTTTGGCCAGGAAACACCGAAGTAAGGATGGGATGGTTGAAAGATTTGAATTATTTATTGCAGGGCGAGAGACAGCGAATGCTTTTAGTGAACTTATCGATCCTGTAGATCAGCGCGAACGTCTTCTTTTGCAACAATCTCGAAGGGAAGCAGGTGATCTTGAGGCTCACTTAATTGATGAAGATTTTGTAAATGCTCTTGAGGTGGGAATGCCTCCAACAGGAGGCCTAGGCATCGGAATTGACCGTTTGGTAATGCTCCTAACTGATAGTCCTTCTATTAGAGATGTAATTGCTTTTCCGTTACTTCGTCCTGGGTCCGGTTCTCAGTAA
- the rpaB gene encoding response regulator transcription factor RpaB, with protein sequence MRAGGSSKLESTGGPVLKASYGSKATILVVDDEPAVLKVLVTRLELAGYQVISAKDGEEALELFHRESPDLVVLDVMLPKLDGFAVCRRIRGESIVPIIFLSALEAISERVAGLDLGADDYLSKPFSPKELEARIATILRRMGPGASVAEPREIPVGQGVMKLGDLVVDTNRRQVSRAGERIGLTYTEFSLLELLFRDPGKVVPRAEILEQLWGYPPRRAADLRVVDVYVARLRGKLEPDPRNPELILTVRGIGYSSQRVGEFPTVVA encoded by the coding sequence ATGCGTGCAGGAGGTTCATCCAAGCTTGAAAGCACTGGTGGGCCTGTTTTAAAGGCTTCCTATGGTTCAAAGGCAACAATTCTTGTTGTAGATGACGAACCAGCAGTGTTGAAAGTATTGGTTACCCGTCTAGAACTTGCTGGCTATCAAGTGATTTCAGCTAAGGATGGAGAAGAGGCTCTTGAGTTGTTTCATAGAGAATCACCAGATTTAGTTGTATTGGATGTAATGCTTCCAAAACTTGATGGTTTTGCGGTTTGTAGACGCATTAGAGGGGAATCGATAGTTCCAATTATTTTCTTAAGCGCCCTCGAGGCTATCTCAGAGCGCGTAGCAGGGCTTGACTTGGGTGCTGATGATTATTTATCCAAACCATTCAGTCCAAAGGAGCTAGAGGCTCGAATAGCGACAATCCTACGGCGAATGGGTCCTGGTGCTTCTGTTGCTGAGCCTAGGGAAATACCGGTTGGGCAAGGTGTGATGAAGCTTGGCGATTTAGTTGTAGATACAAACAGGAGACAAGTAAGTCGTGCTGGAGAAAGGATTGGATTAACTTATACAGAATTTAGTTTGTTGGAATTGCTATTTCGTGATCCGGGCAAAGTTGTACCTCGCGCAGAAATTCTTGAACAGCTATGGGGTTACCCCCCTAGAAGAGCAGCTGATTTAAGAGTAGTAGATGTTTATGTTGCTCGATTACGAGGGAAGTTAGAACCTGACCCTAGAAACCCAGAATTAATTCTTACTGTTAGAGGTATTGGTTATTCCTCCCAAAGAGTAGGGGAATTCCCAACTGTTGTTGCTTGA
- the mreC gene encoding rod shape-determining protein MreC, protein MGSFRRDASFRWWNKKSLWFWVGISILFSAIRFAKGAYLIDIYSLIVSPFTPGIAQKEWIQSSANLEQQIKLTLLQKDNQRLRNLLELKASSGENRIPAVVISRKTSGFWQQLDINKGSKSGIKTSDVVLGPGGVLGIIDSTTPTTSRVRLLTSPQSKIGVWVERTKVHGILVGNGNNRPQINFLDKSSETKVGDIVSTSSASTLLPPNEPIGVIKFINAENLPSPYGFVQLLAHPEAIDWVEIIGL, encoded by the coding sequence ATGGGTAGTTTCCGACGGGATGCTTCTTTTCGTTGGTGGAATAAGAAGAGTTTATGGTTTTGGGTTGGGATTTCTATACTTTTTAGTGCTATTCGTTTTGCAAAAGGCGCATATTTAATTGATATATACTCATTGATCGTTAGTCCCTTTACTCCTGGCATTGCTCAGAAAGAATGGATACAGAGTAGTGCGAATTTAGAACAACAAATAAAGTTAACTTTGCTTCAGAAAGATAATCAGCGCCTAAGAAATTTACTTGAATTAAAAGCATCATCTGGTGAAAATCGTATACCTGCTGTAGTTATTTCTCGAAAAACAAGTGGTTTTTGGCAACAGCTTGATATTAATAAGGGTTCGAAATCAGGCATAAAAACTAGTGATGTAGTTTTAGGACCTGGGGGTGTTTTGGGAATTATTGATTCAACAACTCCAACAACCTCAAGAGTTCGATTACTTACTTCTCCTCAAAGCAAAATAGGAGTATGGGTTGAACGAACTAAGGTTCATGGAATATTGGTTGGTAATGGGAATAATCGTCCTCAGATAAATTTTCTAGATAAAAGTTCTGAAACAAAAGTTGGAGATATTGTGAGCACTTCCTCTGCAAGCACTTTGCTTCCTCCTAACGAACCAATAGGGGTAATCAAATTTATAAATGCAGAAAATTTACCTTCACCATATGGCTTCGTACAGCTTCTTGCTCATCCTGAGGCAATTGATTGGGTAGAGATAATTGGTTTGTAA
- a CDS encoding rod shape-determining protein: MIQTHIQIKKVFFRRLRLSRDIGIDLGTANTLIYVQGKGIVLEEPSVVAMDLEEGEPLAVGEDAKLMLGRTPGNIRAVRPLRDGVIADFDAAEQMLKTFIQKCNEGRGIIAPRLVVGIPSGVTSVERRAVREAGLAGAREVHLIDEPVAAAIGADLPVTEPIGTMIVDIGGGTTEVAVLSLGGTVLSESVRVAGDEINDSIAVYLKKVHNLVVGERTAEEIKIRIGSAFPNDEFDHQSMDVRGLHLLSGLPRSINLNAGELRDAMSDPLNKIVDAVKRVLERTPPELAADIVDRGIMLAGGGALVRGISDLVSHETGIFTHVAEEPLLCVVNGCGKVLDNFKRLKRVVDTPEFARNAVRD; this comes from the coding sequence ATGATTCAAACTCATATTCAAATTAAAAAAGTGTTTTTTAGACGTTTGAGACTTTCCAGAGATATAGGGATTGATTTAGGGACGGCAAATACGTTGATTTATGTACAAGGCAAAGGAATAGTTCTTGAAGAGCCATCTGTTGTAGCAATGGATTTAGAGGAAGGAGAACCTTTGGCAGTTGGTGAAGACGCAAAATTAATGCTGGGTCGTACGCCAGGCAATATTCGAGCAGTTAGGCCTTTAAGGGATGGTGTAATTGCTGATTTTGATGCAGCTGAGCAGATGTTGAAAACTTTTATACAAAAGTGTAATGAAGGCCGTGGGATCATTGCACCGCGTTTAGTTGTAGGTATTCCAAGTGGCGTTACAAGTGTTGAAAGAAGAGCAGTTCGAGAAGCAGGTCTTGCTGGCGCTAGAGAAGTTCATTTAATTGACGAACCTGTAGCTGCTGCAATAGGGGCTGATCTTCCTGTTACAGAACCAATCGGGACAATGATTGTTGATATTGGTGGAGGTACTACGGAAGTTGCAGTTTTGAGTTTGGGCGGAACTGTATTAAGTGAGTCTGTACGTGTGGCAGGTGATGAGATCAATGATTCAATTGCTGTTTATTTAAAAAAGGTTCACAACTTGGTTGTTGGCGAAAGAACAGCAGAAGAAATTAAAATTCGTATTGGATCAGCTTTTCCTAATGATGAGTTTGATCATCAAAGTATGGATGTAAGAGGATTGCATTTGCTATCTGGTTTGCCACGATCTATCAATTTGAATGCTGGTGAGCTACGTGACGCCATGTCTGATCCTCTAAACAAAATAGTTGATGCGGTGAAAAGAGTTTTAGAACGTACTCCTCCAGAATTAGCAGCAGATATTGTTGACCGAGGCATTATGTTGGCAGGAGGAGGAGCTTTAGTTAGGGGTATTAGTGATTTAGTGAGTCATGAAACAGGTATTTTCACCCATGTTGCAGAAGAACCTTTGCTCTGTGTGGTTAATGGATGTGGGAAAGTTTTAGATAACTTCAAGAGATTAAAGAGAGTAGTTGATACTCCTGAATTTGCCAGAAATGCAGTAAGGGATTGA
- a CDS encoding single-stranded DNA-binding protein, which translates to MSVNSVSLVGRAGRDPEVRYFESGSIVANLTLAVNRRSKQDEPDWFNLEIWGKQAQVAADYVKKGSLIGITGSFKLDQWKDKNTGEERQKPVVRVDRLELLGTRRDDESRFNNQQQNMPHTNEEDIPF; encoded by the coding sequence ATGAGTGTTAACTCTGTAAGCCTAGTTGGCAGAGCTGGTAGAGACCCAGAAGTACGCTATTTCGAATCTGGTTCAATTGTCGCGAACCTGACTTTAGCGGTCAATCGCCGAAGCAAACAAGATGAGCCTGATTGGTTTAATTTAGAAATTTGGGGCAAACAAGCTCAAGTTGCAGCAGATTATGTAAAAAAAGGATCTTTAATAGGCATTACTGGTAGTTTCAAACTAGACCAATGGAAAGACAAAAACACAGGTGAAGAGCGACAGAAACCTGTTGTTCGAGTAGATAGGTTAGAACTCTTAGGGACAAGGAGAGATGATGAGAGTAGATTTAATAATCAACAACAAAATATGCCACATACCAATGAAGAAGATATCCCATTTTAA